The Methanobrevibacter gottschalkii DSM 11977 genome includes a region encoding these proteins:
- the pstC gene encoding phosphate ABC transporter permease subunit PstC, whose protein sequence is MEKSNMSEQFIEKGLLITAMFSIFIILIILGFIIIEGLPAFQDYGFIQFLFGQTWSPNEGQYGLFSMIIGSICVTIFALIIAVPLSILCSIFMAEVANENIKNFLKPVIQTLSGIPSVVYGFFGLIVLVPIVRFYFGGTGFSIFTAGIILSVMILPTIISVSFDSLCAVPNEYKEASLGLGATNWQTINKVIFPASLPGIVTAIILGMGRAIGETLAVIMVAGNVPGIPNSIFSPVRTLTSNIALEMSYATGLHHNALFATATILFVIILLLLVIANYIQRKYKMDVGGGTL, encoded by the coding sequence ATGGAAAAATCTAACATGTCAGAACAGTTTATTGAGAAAGGTTTATTAATAACTGCAATGTTCTCAATTTTTATCATATTGATTATTTTAGGATTTATTATAATTGAAGGATTACCTGCTTTTCAAGATTATGGTTTCATTCAATTTTTATTCGGACAAACTTGGTCTCCTAATGAAGGGCAATATGGTCTATTTTCAATGATTATAGGATCCATTTGTGTTACTATATTTGCTTTAATTATTGCAGTTCCATTATCAATTTTATGTTCTATATTTATGGCAGAGGTTGCAAATGAAAATATTAAAAATTTTTTAAAACCTGTTATTCAAACTTTATCAGGAATTCCTTCAGTAGTTTATGGATTTTTTGGGCTTATTGTTCTTGTTCCAATAGTAAGATTCTATTTTGGAGGTACTGGTTTTAGTATTTTTACAGCAGGCATTATTTTATCTGTTATGATTTTACCCACTATTATTTCAGTGTCATTTGACTCTTTATGTGCTGTACCAAATGAATATAAGGAAGCATCTCTTGGTTTAGGTGCTACAAATTGGCAAACTATTAATAAGGTAATATTTCCAGCATCATTGCCAGGTATTGTGACTGCAATTATTTTAGGTATGGGTAGAGCGATTGGAGAAACATTAGCTGTAATTATGGTTGCAGGTAATGTACCTGGAATTCCTAATTCAATATTTTCTCCAGTAAGAACTTTAACTTCAAATATTGCTTTGGAAATGAGTTATGCAACAGGATTACATCACAATGCATTATTTGCCACTGCAACCATATTATTTGTAATTATTTTATTGTTACTGGTAATTGCTAATTATATTCAACGTAAATATAAAATGGATGTTGGAGGTGGCACTTTATGA
- the pstA gene encoding phosphate ABC transporter permease PstA — protein sequence MKFNYISPKRSQKIMNGIFIFSGVLTLSILIIILGYILINAVPILSFDFIFGQVIDAGKSGGISPMIVSSLYVTFISILIATPLGVGAAIYVTEYSKNGLLIRLIRFGAETLASIPSIVFGLFGLTFFVVFLNLGWSILSGGLVLAIMAIPTIFQVTEVSLSSVPSSYKEGSFGLGATKWQTICHVILPAAIPGIVTGIILGLTRSISEAAAVMYAVGSATTIPISMFDPGRPLPLHLYVLATEGVSLPNAYGTAAVLVIIVLIITFFTNYIVNRYQKKIMGN from the coding sequence ATGAAATTTAATTATATTTCTCCTAAGAGATCTCAAAAAATAATGAATGGAATATTTATATTTTCAGGAGTTCTTACATTATCTATTTTAATTATTATTTTAGGTTACATTTTGATTAATGCTGTTCCTATATTAAGTTTTGATTTTATCTTTGGTCAAGTTATTGACGCAGGTAAATCTGGTGGAATTTCCCCAATGATTGTATCCAGTTTATATGTTACATTTATTTCAATTTTAATAGCTACTCCTTTAGGTGTAGGTGCAGCTATTTATGTTACAGAATATTCTAAAAATGGATTATTAATAAGATTAATCCGTTTTGGTGCTGAAACTTTAGCTTCGATTCCTTCAATTGTATTTGGATTATTTGGATTGACATTTTTTGTAGTTTTTTTAAATTTAGGATGGTCAATTCTATCAGGTGGGCTTGTACTTGCAATAATGGCAATTCCAACAATTTTTCAAGTTACAGAAGTTTCTTTATCATCAGTTCCAAGTTCATATAAAGAAGGAAGTTTTGGTCTAGGAGCCACTAAATGGCAAACAATTTGTCATGTTATTTTACCTGCAGCTATTCCAGGTATTGTTACTGGAATTATTTTGGGATTAACTCGTTCTATATCTGAAGCAGCAGCTGTTATGTATGCAGTAGGTTCTGCCACTACAATACCAATATCTATGTTTGATCCAGGTAGGCCATTACCATTGCATTTATATGTTTTAGCAACAGAGGGGGTTTCTTTGCCTAATGCATATGGAACTGCAGCAGTTTTAGTTATTATTGTATTAATAATTACATTTTTTACAAATTATATTGTAAATAGATATCAAAAGAAAATAATGGGTAATTAA
- the pstB gene encoding phosphate ABC transporter ATP-binding protein PstB, giving the protein MDRIIVKDLNTYFGNSHILRNINVTFPENNVTALIGPSGCGKSTFLRSINRMNDLISTFHHDGYIYIDNKDIYDSDVDVVELRKKVGMVFQKPNPFPKSIFENVAYGLRIHGYDDEDFIKERVIESLKASAIWDEVKDKLDQSAMGLSGGQQQRLCIARTIANNPEVILMDEPCSALDPISTLKIEDLMHELKKDYSIIIVTHNMQQASRVSDYTSFFLNGEIIESGKTEQIFVNPKEEKTEEYITGRFG; this is encoded by the coding sequence ATGGATAGAATTATAGTTAAGGATTTGAATACCTATTTTGGTAATTCTCATATTCTTAGAAATATTAATGTTACATTTCCAGAAAATAATGTAACTGCATTGATTGGACCTTCTGGTTGTGGTAAATCAACTTTTTTAAGGTCCATTAATAGGATGAATGATTTAATTTCCACATTTCATCATGATGGTTATATTTATATTGATAATAAAGATATTTACGATTCTGATGTGGATGTTGTTGAATTAAGAAAAAAAGTAGGGATGGTTTTCCAAAAACCAAATCCTTTTCCAAAATCAATATTTGAAAATGTTGCTTATGGTTTAAGAATTCATGGTTATGATGATGAAGATTTTATAAAAGAAAGAGTAATCGAGTCTCTTAAAGCTTCTGCTATTTGGGATGAAGTTAAAGATAAACTTGATCAATCTGCAATGGGTTTATCTGGAGGTCAACAACAAAGATTATGTATTGCTAGAACTATTGCTAATAATCCAGAAGTTATTTTAATGGATGAACCTTGTTCTGCTTTAGATCCTATTTCAACTCTCAAAATCGAAGATTTAATGCATGAACTCAAAAAAGATTATTCAATTATTATTGTTACACATAATATGCAACAAGCTTCAAGAGTTTCAGATTATACTTCATTTTTCTTAAATGGTGAAATAATTGAAAGTGGAAAAACAGAACAGATATTTGTTAATCCAAAAGAAGAAAAAACAGAAGAATATATTACAGGAAGATTCGGATAA
- a CDS encoding phosphate signaling complex PhoU family protein — protein MDKEYPSISFKNRFKKIESDIEELNDLAIKSNMDVVKLFEEFNENLYFDILNRSNEMDIKTIDLERECIKFMATEQPVAHDLIFMESVIRVISHIKRIGRLFLKIAQSIKNIKDVEIPELIIKKLCYMGDYIEVMLKKSIFAFLNKDTQKAKELSHDDDEIDELYEFILNDSIDMIEDRKILIEIISIARHFERIADKTVNIGSRIFFVMDFKRPDIE, from the coding sequence ATGGATAAAGAATACCCAAGTATTTCATTTAAAAATAGATTTAAAAAAATTGAAAGTGATATAGAAGAGCTAAATGATTTAGCTATTAAATCTAACATGGATGTTGTTAAATTATTTGAAGAATTTAATGAAAATTTATATTTTGATATTTTGAATCGTTCTAATGAAATGGATATTAAAACAATTGATTTAGAAAGGGAATGTATTAAATTTATGGCAACAGAACAACCTGTTGCGCATGATTTAATTTTCATGGAATCTGTAATTAGAGTTATAAGCCATATTAAGAGAATTGGTCGTTTATTTTTAAAAATTGCTCAATCAATTAAAAATATTAAAGATGTTGAGATTCCAGAATTAATAATAAAAAAATTATGTTATATGGGTGATTATATTGAAGTCATGTTGAAAAAATCCATTTTTGCATTTTTAAATAAGGATACACAAAAAGCTAAAGAATTATCTCATGATGATGATGAAATTGATGAATTGTATGAGTTTATTTTAAACGATTCTATTGATATGATTGAAGATAGAAAGATTTTAATTGAGATTATTTCAATTGCAAGGCACTTTGAAAGAATTGCAGATAAAACTGTTAATATTGGTTCAAGAATTTTCTTTGTAATGGATTTTAAAAGGCCAGATATAGAATAA
- a CDS encoding IS630 family transposase: MSRNAYINKDIPLSKIHEVKADLKHYIEVYEKITFIEDIYAGETVKYAIEKRGKTIPTGHTWLKSWNEEGFDGLLRKEGSGRKTKLTENQFKQLKENIIKKQLTSVREVKHEIFEEFSVSYSDRQIRRIMKKLGFGYGKPYVIPAEAPKNASEQLKKNTEKIDLKKDILIFTDQTAVQNKDNTNRIYYELGTKNRQTKITTRIKLNANGYQAVNGNSLILFQQNTHTFEEIKSLINLRIVNCINKELKSELKNILTDDELDENKIYNKLKDENTLETLKNEFNEFISNSNSSEKQFLVKIKNKANKLNPKKHTNIENIQKEIIIKLLNKDNIINNLQNERKLVVVLDNYSVHKANLVIQACEILNIKLIHLPPHSPHLNPIEQVWKSIKKYMAYYLFDTIKFMEELFEKEFYRIVNRDSYYKNWISKFIMVN, from the coding sequence ATGAGTAGAAATGCTTATATTAATAAAGATATTCCACTTTCTAAAATTCATGAAGTTAAAGCTGATTTAAAGCATTATATAGAAGTTTATGAGAAAATAACATTCATTGAAGATATATATGCTGGTGAAACAGTAAAATATGCTATAGAAAAACGTGGAAAAACAATTCCAACTGGCCATACATGGTTAAAATCTTGGAATGAGGAAGGATTTGATGGATTACTCAGAAAAGAAGGATCTGGACGAAAAACAAAATTAACTGAAAATCAGTTCAAACAACTAAAAGAAAACATCATAAAAAAACAATTAACAAGTGTTCGTGAAGTAAAACATGAAATATTCGAAGAATTTAGTGTAAGTTATAGTGATAGACAAATTCGACGCATTATGAAAAAATTAGGCTTTGGATATGGAAAACCTTATGTCATACCTGCAGAAGCTCCAAAAAATGCCTCAGAACAGTTAAAAAAAAACACAGAAAAAATAGATTTAAAAAAAGACATTTTAATATTCACTGATCAAACAGCAGTTCAAAATAAAGACAATACAAACAGAATATACTACGAATTAGGAACAAAAAATAGACAGACAAAAATAACTACAAGAATAAAATTAAATGCAAATGGCTATCAAGCAGTAAACGGCAATTCATTAATACTATTTCAACAAAATACCCATACATTTGAGGAAATAAAATCATTAATCAATCTTAGAATTGTTAATTGCATAAATAAAGAGTTAAAATCAGAACTTAAAAATATTTTGACCGATGATGAACTAGATGAAAATAAGATTTACAATAAATTAAAAGATGAAAATACATTAGAAACATTAAAAAATGAATTTAATGAATTCATATCAAACAGTAATAGTTCTGAAAAGCAATTTTTGGTAAAAATAAAGAATAAAGCAAATAAATTAAACCCTAAAAAACACACAAACATAGAAAATATTCAAAAAGAAATAATCATTAAATTACTAAATAAAGACAATATAATCAATAATTTACAAAATGAAAGAAAACTTGTAGTGGTATTGGATAATTACTCAGTTCATAAAGCTAATTTAGTGATTCAAGCATGTGAAATATTAAATATAAAATTAATTCATTTACCTCCCCATTCTCCCCACTTAAATCCAATAGAACAAGTCTGGAAATCAATAAAAAAGTATATGGCATATTATTTATTTGATACAATAAAATTTATGGAAGAATTATTCGAAAAAGAATTTTATAGAATCGTAAATAGAGATTCCTACTATAAAAATTGGATCAGTAAATTCATCATGGTTAACTAA
- a CDS encoding phosphate signaling complex PhoU family protein: protein MTRSNKTLEDILDVIFYDKPSTQEEIAETLGISRRYVTQLLKPLIEEDIVKRSYVIDLNKYDEIYGSSNPIFNSKQHSAYFLIENMLKNMAEHVKKEVQMSFDAILNNDEKMAEEALELDFTTNNMFEKVRSSVETVVNIDPHSKLSKILLFNEAAYNYERIGDYSGHIAKFVINEKTPVDEELLDILKKMHKYAQKSISYATDAFVSEKLELRGDLMDIEEKMHEKQHDALNLVASQMAENSFEDIEKYNYYIYISRVVKSFERMGDIAVEIIELAAEFHKDIPRPTTPRSFRK from the coding sequence TTGACAAGAAGTAATAAAACATTAGAAGATATTTTGGATGTTATTTTTTATGACAAACCATCCACTCAAGAAGAGATTGCTGAAACATTAGGAATAAGCCGCAGATATGTTACCCAATTACTTAAACCATTAATTGAAGAGGATATTGTAAAAAGATCATATGTCATTGATTTAAATAAATACGATGAAATTTATGGTTCTTCAAATCCAATTTTTAATTCAAAACAGCATTCAGCTTACTTTTTAATTGAAAATATGTTAAAAAATATGGCAGAACATGTTAAAAAGGAAGTTCAAATGTCTTTTGATGCTATTTTGAATAATGATGAAAAAATGGCCGAAGAAGCTTTGGAACTGGATTTCACCACAAACAACATGTTTGAAAAAGTTCGTTCTTCTGTTGAAACAGTTGTTAATATAGATCCTCATTCAAAACTTTCTAAAATTTTACTATTTAACGAAGCAGCATATAATTATGAACGTATTGGAGACTATTCCGGTCACATTGCTAAATTTGTCATAAATGAAAAAACCCCTGTTGATGAAGAACTCTTAGACATATTAAAAAAAATGCACAAATATGCTCAAAAATCTATTTCATATGCAACTGATGCATTTGTTAGTGAAAAATTAGAATTACGTGGCGATTTAATGGATATTGAAGAAAAAATGCATGAAAAGCAACATGATGCTTTAAATTTAGTTGCTAGTCAAATGGCTGAGAATTCATTTGAGGATATTGAAAAATATAATTATTATATTTATATTTCAAGAGTTGTTAAATCATTTGAACGGATGGGTGATATTGCAGTTGAAATAATTGAATTAGCTGCAGAATTTCATAAAGATATACCAAGACCAACAACTCCTCGCTCATTTAGAAAATAG
- a CDS encoding NAD(P)-dependent alcohol dehydrogenase produces the protein MKGLARIDQDVMDWVEKDKPKCGPYDAIVRPIALAPCTSDVHIVWGNAYMSDAPNRILGHESTGVVEEVGDFVTDFKPGDRVIVPAITPNWNRVPSQKGFGQHCDGMGTGMTFITFKDGTFAEYFNVNHADGNLAHLPDNVSLDQAVMISDMMTTGFYGAELAEIKPGETVAVFGIGPVGLMGVAGAHFMGASRILAVGSRPVSVKVAKEYGATEIVDYHEGDTVEQIMDLTDGEGVDKVVVAGGNANTVGEALSVLKVGGILGNVNHYDGVESIPLPALAWGAGLADKTIRGGVCPGGRARMEQLVKLVEYGRFDSSKLITHRFTNFDDLYEAMILMRDKPRDLIKPAVILE, from the coding sequence ATGAAAGGTTTAGCAAGAATAGATCAAGATGTAATGGATTGGGTTGAAAAAGACAAACCAAAATGTGGGCCATATGATGCAATTGTAAGACCAATTGCTCTTGCACCTTGTACTTCTGATGTACATATTGTTTGGGGTAATGCATACATGAGTGATGCACCTAATCGTATCCTTGGGCATGAATCAACTGGTGTTGTTGAAGAAGTGGGGGATTTTGTCACTGATTTCAAACCTGGAGATCGTGTTATTGTCCCAGCAATTACTCCAAATTGGAACAGAGTTCCTTCACAAAAAGGTTTCGGACAACACTGTGATGGAATGGGTACTGGAATGACATTTATTACATTTAAAGATGGAACATTTGCCGAGTACTTTAATGTAAATCATGCAGATGGTAACTTGGCACACTTACCTGACAATGTTTCTCTTGACCAGGCGGTTATGATATCAGACATGATGACTACCGGTTTTTATGGTGCAGAACTTGCTGAAATTAAACCAGGTGAAACAGTTGCGGTATTTGGTATTGGTCCTGTAGGACTCATGGGTGTAGCCGGTGCACATTTCATGGGGGCATCAAGAATCCTTGCTGTTGGAAGCAGGCCTGTATCAGTTAAAGTAGCAAAAGAATATGGTGCAACTGAAATTGTTGACTATCATGAAGGTGATACTGTAGAACAAATAATGGATCTGACTGATGGTGAAGGTGTAGATAAAGTAGTTGTAGCCGGAGGAAACGCAAATACTGTTGGTGAAGCTTTATCAGTTCTGAAAGTTGGAGGTATCCTTGGTAATGTAAACCATTATGATGGTGTTGAATCTATCCCATTACCTGCACTTGCATGGGGTGCGGGACTTGCTGATAAAACAATCCGTGGTGGTGTGTGTCCTGGTGGACGTGCTAGAATGGAGCAGCTTGTTAAACTAGTTGAATATGGTCGTTTCGATTCAAGTAAATTAATTACTCACAGATTTACTAACTTCGATGATTTATATGAAGCTATGATTTTAATGAGGGATAAACCACGTGATTTAATTAAACCTGCTGTTATTTTAGAATAG
- a CDS encoding ClC family H(+)/Cl(-) exchange transporter, which yields MKNLEKTLKSVTENPKYIFRLTVQGLMVGIFAGLMVCLYRFLLYGSEHILRDYLNIIHGNILYIILFFIALAIMGLLVDWLIKWEVDSAGSGIPQVYAEVKGHMEANWVKILFSKMVSGVLTALGGLSLGPEGPSVQIGGMAGKGVARLFKGSKTDELRLILVGSAVGITAAFNAPLAGVLFVLEEINHGFDKTLVFIALVSAIVSDFISKVIFGQSTALTFPIHNIPLGNYWLLLVLGVLIGLLGYVYNIGMIKSSDFVNQLKIPSWLKFVLVFMVSGVVALLIPEISDGGHFMMDMLDVAMPSLGVLVFLLVLKYLFSLFSFSSGAPGGIFLPILVLGAYIGAVFGVVIVSVFGLEHTLIYKFVVISMAGFFAATVRSPITGVVLIAEMCGSTESLIAMIIVSLIAYVVPTLLGNEPIYESLYDRLLLKKNREFVKKPSKHVLSEYLVPLDCNYINFKVKDIPFPKNAIVVSVIRNGKYVIPTEDFKIKYSDQIHILADVNDYPFVREEIEELFGG from the coding sequence ATGAAGAATCTTGAAAAAACATTAAAATCAGTGACTGAAAATCCAAAATATATTTTCCGTTTAACAGTTCAAGGATTAATGGTTGGTATATTCGCTGGTTTGATGGTATGTTTATATCGATTTTTACTTTATGGTTCGGAACATATTTTAAGAGATTATTTAAATATTATACATGGAAATATATTATATATTATTTTATTTTTCATTGCATTGGCTATAATGGGACTTTTAGTCGATTGGTTAATCAAATGGGAAGTTGATTCGGCTGGAAGTGGAATACCCCAAGTTTATGCTGAGGTAAAAGGGCATATGGAAGCTAACTGGGTTAAAATTCTTTTTTCTAAAATGGTATCAGGTGTTTTAACAGCTCTTGGTGGGTTGTCTCTTGGTCCTGAAGGCCCTTCAGTTCAAATTGGGGGTATGGCAGGAAAGGGTGTTGCCCGTTTATTTAAAGGATCCAAAACAGATGAATTAAGATTAATCTTAGTTGGTTCTGCTGTAGGTATTACAGCCGCATTTAATGCGCCATTGGCAGGAGTATTATTTGTTTTAGAAGAAATCAATCATGGATTTGATAAAACATTAGTATTTATTGCACTGGTATCGGCTATTGTATCTGATTTTATATCAAAAGTTATCTTTGGTCAATCCACTGCTTTAACATTTCCAATTCATAATATTCCATTAGGAAATTATTGGTTACTTCTTGTTTTAGGTGTTTTAATCGGATTATTGGGTTATGTTTATAATATTGGTATGATAAAATCAAGTGATTTCGTAAATCAGCTTAAAATCCCGTCTTGGCTTAAATTTGTATTGGTTTTTATGGTTTCTGGTGTTGTAGCATTGTTAATACCTGAAATAAGTGATGGCGGACACTTTATGATGGACATGTTGGATGTGGCTATGCCATCGCTGGGTGTTTTAGTATTTCTGCTAGTTTTAAAATACTTGTTCTCTTTGTTCTCATTCTCGTCAGGTGCGCCTGGAGGTATATTTTTACCGATTTTAGTATTGGGAGCATATATTGGTGCAGTATTTGGGGTTGTAATCGTTTCTGTATTTGGATTGGAACATACATTAATATATAAATTTGTGGTCATTTCAATGGCAGGATTTTTCGCCGCAACAGTAAGATCTCCGATTACAGGTGTTGTTTTAATTGCTGAGATGTGTGGTTCAACCGAATCATTAATTGCAATGATCATCGTTTCTTTAATAGCCTATGTTGTTCCTACACTTTTGGGTAATGAACCGATTTATGAATCATTATATGATAGGCTGCTTTTAAAGAAAAACAGGGAATTTGTTAAAAAACCTTCAAAGCATGTTTTATCCGAATATTTAGTTCCACTTGACTGTAATTATATAAATTTCAAAGTTAAAGATATTCCATTTCCAAAAAATGCTATTGTAGTTTCTGTTATCCGTAATGGTAAATATGTAATTCCGACAGAGGATTTTAAAATTAAATATAGTGATCAGATTCATATTTTAGCTGATGTTAATGATTATCCATTTGTTCGCGAGGAAATTGAAGAGTTGTTTGGTGGTTAG
- a CDS encoding nitroreductase family protein — MSLIFKRKSVRKFKDEKVSEEVITNLLKAGMQAPSSCNSQPWEFIVVSKKEDKLAISQMHQFAKPAANASHLIITVGNLNEAKVIRMIEQDLGACNENILLQATHEGLGAVWLGFHPIEDRTLKLKEYLNIPDHCIPFSVICVGYPAHESEIKIRYDESKVHFDKY; from the coding sequence ATGAGTTTAATTTTTAAAAGAAAAAGTGTTCGTAAATTTAAGGATGAAAAAGTTAGTGAGGAGGTAATAACTAATCTATTAAAAGCAGGTATGCAAGCACCTTCGTCATGCAATTCTCAACCCTGGGAATTCATTGTTGTATCAAAAAAGGAAGATAAATTAGCCATTTCTCAAATGCATCAATTTGCAAAACCGGCTGCCAATGCATCTCATTTGATAATTACTGTAGGAAATCTTAATGAAGCAAAAGTCATTAGGATGATCGAACAGGACTTAGGGGCTTGTAATGAAAACATTTTACTTCAGGCTACTCATGAGGGTCTTGGTGCTGTATGGTTAGGTTTCCATCCAATCGAAGATAGAACACTAAAATTAAAAGAATATTTGAATATTCCGGATCATTGTATTCCATTTTCAGTAATTTGTGTTGGATATCCTGCCCATGAAAGTGAAATAAAAATTAGATATGATGAATCTAAAGTTCATTTTGATAAATATTAA
- a CDS encoding Cna B-type domain-containing protein, translating into MYKRIFSILIVMVFLMFSVSAVFAESDAVQDTGGESTSRIINVKVIWNDDGQTNNRPDSVTVRLLNNGSVVDSVILNESNFWNGTFKILDNGNYDVEETGDLSSYSISLTGDMDNGFVITNTIKQAPNNGSDDMIVDENSTDNSSDDVNGIIDDSNHTVDQNDAKDENQTENISQAKNTTYNNNDKEKQVIKKENKSVKKNNTNITGIKLKNTGLPVVVLVVVLFIIVITPISRWKK; encoded by the coding sequence ATGTATAAAAGGATATTTTCAATATTAATTGTCATGGTCTTTTTGATGTTTTCAGTTAGTGCTGTTTTTGCTGAATCTGATGCTGTTCAAGATACGGGTGGGGAGAGTACTTCACGAATCATTAATGTAAAAGTTATCTGGAATGATGATGGCCAAACAAATAATCGTCCTGATTCAGTTACTGTAAGGCTTTTAAATAATGGGAGTGTTGTTGATTCAGTAATATTAAATGAAAGTAATTTTTGGAATGGTACTTTTAAAATACTTGATAATGGAAATTATGACGTTGAAGAGACAGGTGATCTTTCTTCATATTCGATTTCTTTAACTGGCGATATGGATAATGGTTTTGTAATTACAAACACTATTAAGCAAGCTCCAAATAACGGCAGTGATGATATGATTGTTGATGAAAATTCTACAGATAATTCATCAGATGATGTTAATGGTATTATTGATGATTCCAATCATACTGTTGATCAAAATGATGCTAAAGATGAAAATCAAACAGAAAATATTTCCCAAGCAAAAAATACAACTTATAATAATAATGATAAAGAAAAACAGGTAATAAAAAAAGAAAATAAATCTGTTAAAAAGAATAATACAAACATAACGGGGATTAAATTAAAAAACACAGGACTTCCTGTTGTGGTTTTAGTTGTAGTGTTATTTATTATAGTCATTACTCCAATTTCACGTTGGAAAAAATAA
- the mch gene encoding methenyltetrahydromethanopterin cyclohydrolase, which translates to MVSVNIEAKKTVDVMIEKADALNIAVETLKNGATVLDCGVNVDGSFKAGELYTKVCLGGLADVGISIPGDLSEKFALPSVKIKTDSPSISTLGSQKAGWSVSVGDFFALGSGPARAIALKPAETYEEIDYVDSEADLAILTLEADVLPGEEVAQYIADECKVDVKNVYLLVAPTSSLVGSIQISGRVVENGTYKMLEAIKFDVTKVKHAAGIAPIAPIDPDGLKAMGKTNDAVLFGGRTYYYVESDENDDISDVAAKLPSSAADGYGKPFFDVFKEAEFDFYKIDKGMFAPAEVVINDLTTGKIYKEGFVNVELLKKSFGLDE; encoded by the coding sequence ATGGTAAGTGTAAACATTGAAGCAAAAAAAACCGTAGATGTAATGATTGAAAAAGCAGATGCATTAAACATCGCTGTAGAAACCTTAAAAAATGGTGCTACTGTTTTAGATTGTGGTGTAAATGTTGATGGAAGTTTTAAAGCAGGTGAACTTTATACTAAAGTTTGTCTCGGCGGACTTGCAGATGTTGGAATTTCTATTCCAGGAGATTTGTCTGAAAAATTCGCTCTTCCTTCAGTAAAAATTAAAACAGACTCACCATCCATCTCAACATTAGGTTCTCAAAAAGCAGGATGGTCCGTATCTGTTGGAGATTTCTTTGCACTTGGTTCTGGTCCTGCAAGAGCAATTGCATTAAAGCCAGCTGAAACTTATGAGGAAATTGATTATGTTGATAGTGAAGCTGATTTAGCTATTTTAACTTTAGAAGCTGATGTATTGCCTGGTGAAGAAGTTGCTCAATATATTGCTGATGAATGCAAAGTTGATGTTAAAAATGTATACTTACTCGTAGCTCCTACTTCATCTCTCGTTGGATCTATTCAAATATCTGGTAGAGTAGTTGAAAACGGAACTTACAAAATGTTGGAAGCTATCAAATTTGATGTAACCAAAGTAAAACATGCAGCGGGTATTGCACCTATTGCACCAATTGACCCGGATGGACTTAAGGCGATGGGCAAAACTAACGACGCAGTATTGTTTGGTGGAAGAACTTATTACTATGTGGAATCTGATGAAAACGATGATATTTCTGATGTTGCAGCTAAATTGCCATCTTCTGCTGCTGACGGATATGGCAAACCATTCTTTGATGTATTTAAAGAAGCTGAATTCGATTTCTACAAAATTGATAAGGGAATGTTCGCTCCTGCTGAAGTTGTAATCAATGACTTAACTACCGGTAAAATTTACAAAGAAGGATTTGTTAATGTGGAGTTGCTTAAAAAATCCTTCGGATTAGATGAATAA